A genome region from Natranaeroarchaeum sulfidigenes includes the following:
- a CDS encoding CoxG family protein, translating to MNSQESTDTAEGEGSGDEAERDDTQLEFEDSVTIDAGKEELWGFISEAQNLAQCIPGAESVTRETERRYTCEVTRGISKMTISIDGELEMVEMNEPDWIVADGEAFDSTTGSRFDVLAAMEMSEVEGDRTELAYTAELSYSGGVASLPKLVVRKAVTSDLNSYFENIRTEIEPERE from the coding sequence ATGAACAGCCAGGAATCGACTGACACTGCGGAGGGTGAGGGGTCCGGCGACGAGGCCGAGCGAGACGACACACAACTGGAGTTCGAGGACTCCGTCACGATCGACGCCGGAAAAGAGGAGCTCTGGGGGTTTATTTCCGAAGCGCAGAATCTCGCCCAGTGTATTCCCGGCGCGGAATCGGTCACCAGGGAGACGGAACGCCGGTACACCTGTGAGGTCACCCGCGGAATCAGCAAGATGACGATCTCGATCGACGGCGAACTGGAGATGGTCGAGATGAACGAGCCGGACTGGATCGTCGCCGACGGGGAGGCGTTCGATTCGACGACCGGAAGTCGGTTCGACGTGCTCGCCGCGATGGAGATGAGCGAGGTCGAAGGCGATCGAACGGAGCTGGCGTATACGGCCGAGCTATCCTACTCCGGCGGGGTCGCCTCGCTCCCGAAACTCGTCGTGCGGAAGGCGGTCACGTCGGATCTCAACAGCTACTTCGAGAACATCAGAACGGAGATCGAACCCGAACGCGAGTAG
- a CDS encoding 2Fe-2S iron-sulfur cluster-binding protein: MSKRGTDKAVDCDSEAAGDCTNCPNADTNARRRRVLTALAAGSTAAVAGCAGLFDTGEDDSQENFVSEDADENGEENGEEALAYELEFLRNEETLDIAEDEIILDAGLDADLDLPYQCEVGTCGQCVAQVNGDANDVVEMDGNEYLDDSEIEDGAFLTCVAEPRADFSMDERPDEGDSPLDDVEEAQTFAVEYLGHDTGGTTLNVPEDEELLYPALDEGWDLPYQCEVGVCGQCVAEVDGDANDVVEMDGNDYLSEEEVEDGQLLTCVAQPRDDFTLDTEP, from the coding sequence ATGAGCAAAAGAGGTACTGACAAAGCGGTTGATTGTGATTCCGAAGCGGCCGGAGACTGTACGAACTGTCCTAACGCCGATACCAACGCTCGTCGACGACGGGTACTCACTGCGCTGGCTGCGGGTAGCACGGCGGCAGTCGCTGGCTGTGCCGGGCTGTTCGATACCGGCGAGGACGACAGCCAGGAGAACTTCGTCTCCGAAGACGCTGATGAAAACGGTGAGGAAAACGGCGAGGAGGCGCTCGCATACGAACTGGAGTTCCTCCGAAACGAAGAGACGCTCGATATTGCCGAAGACGAGATTATCCTTGATGCCGGACTGGATGCCGATCTCGATCTTCCGTACCAGTGTGAGGTAGGAACCTGTGGACAGTGTGTTGCGCAGGTTAATGGAGATGCCAACGACGTGGTCGAGATGGACGGCAACGAGTATCTCGACGACTCGGAGATCGAAGACGGAGCCTTCCTCACCTGTGTCGCCGAGCCGCGCGCTGACTTTAGCATGGACGAACGCCCGGACGAGGGCGACAGTCCACTCGATGATGTCGAGGAGGCACAGACGTTTGCGGTAGAATATCTCGGTCACGACACTGGTGGGACGACGCTTAATGTCCCAGAAGACGAGGAACTGTTGTACCCGGCACTGGACGAGGGATGGGATCTGCCATACCAGTGCGAGGTCGGCGTCTGTGGGCAGTGTGTCGCAGAAGTCGATGGTGATGCCAACGACGTGGTCGAGATGGACGGCAACGACTACCTGTCCGAGGAAGAGGTCGAGGACGGACAGCTACTGACCTGCGTCGCCCAGCCTCGCGACGACTTTACGCTCGATACCGAACCCTGA
- a CDS encoding ABC transporter permease — MNRDTLYQALSVGVLVGLWQLVLHLELVHAAVLPAPTTILASTVALLGDGEFLRHFSTSMTRTVVAGGVAVMSGTVIGLAMGWNTTVRALLQPPISALYPLPVIALLPLLVLAFGSSETALVFTAAFGGFFLVVSNAKNGATRIEQVYLDAARDNGATSTYQLFREVLLPGSLPLLFTGVRLGVSTSFLIVISVELIAGGEGLGYLMWVAWNTYALEELYGTIVVIGLVGVAITYGLEYLQHRLVPWTGGSTGGSFI; from the coding sequence ATGAACCGAGACACGCTGTACCAGGCGCTTTCCGTCGGGGTACTGGTTGGTCTCTGGCAACTGGTTCTGCATCTCGAACTCGTGCATGCGGCCGTGCTTCCCGCACCGACAACGATTCTGGCGAGTACCGTGGCGTTGCTGGGCGACGGGGAGTTTCTGCGACACTTCTCGACGAGCATGACACGTACCGTCGTTGCCGGGGGAGTTGCGGTGATGAGTGGGACGGTGATCGGGCTGGCGATGGGGTGGAACACGACGGTACGTGCGCTGTTGCAGCCGCCGATTTCGGCGCTGTACCCACTGCCAGTGATCGCGTTGCTTCCGCTTCTGGTCCTCGCGTTCGGATCGAGCGAGACCGCACTCGTTTTTACCGCTGCGTTCGGCGGGTTCTTTCTCGTCGTCTCGAACGCGAAAAACGGTGCAACAAGAATCGAGCAGGTGTATCTCGATGCGGCGCGAGATAACGGTGCAACATCCACGTACCAGCTCTTTCGGGAAGTGTTGCTACCGGGGTCGTTGCCGCTGCTTTTCACCGGCGTTCGCCTCGGGGTGAGCACGTCGTTTCTGATCGTGATCTCGGTCGAACTGATCGCCGGTGGCGAAGGGCTCGGCTATCTGATGTGGGTTGCATGGAACACGTACGCGCTCGAGGAGCTCTACGGGACGATCGTTGTGATCGGCCTCGTCGGCGTCGCGATCACGTACGGACTGGAGTATCTCCAGCACCGACTCGTGCCATGGACCGGTGGCTCGACCGGGGGTAGTTTCATTTGA
- a CDS encoding winged helix-turn-helix domain-containing protein, whose protein sequence is MSRTYQHYPDGGIDERELGECFDSELVVELLDDAEAVRLFQTAADPMTIQQLAEECDVSQSTAYRKVDKLTEAGLLVETTEKRPDGDPPARYKRRAPAVTVTIGEDVEVVCADLLPDRLSETAAEE, encoded by the coding sequence ATGAGCCGGACGTACCAACACTACCCTGACGGTGGAATCGACGAACGCGAGCTCGGGGAGTGTTTCGATTCCGAACTGGTCGTCGAGCTGCTGGACGATGCGGAAGCTGTCAGACTGTTTCAGACCGCCGCCGACCCGATGACGATCCAGCAACTGGCCGAAGAATGTGACGTCTCACAGTCGACCGCATACCGGAAAGTCGACAAGCTCACCGAGGCAGGACTGTTGGTCGAAACGACGGAGAAACGTCCTGATGGCGATCCGCCCGCACGGTACAAACGGCGAGCACCGGCTGTGACCGTGACAATTGGCGAAGACGTCGAAGTCGTCTGTGCCGACCTGCTACCGGACCGGCTATCCGAGACGGCCGCCGAGGAGTAG
- a CDS encoding helix-turn-helix domain-containing protein — MTAAHSADTNLGDVDTLRARLRVEPPSSAGCELLSAATTTSSIRQSLSCPDGDCPDQSCECHAEVASRDGPDGPQFLTKEVTSRCVCRTFRNHSCVSEIECVQNGELVFSVTIHGRDELRAIITDLRDTGATVRLQRLVDLSTDDCDGSQLTNAPVTDKQREAIRTAYELGYYETPRQADLGAVANELDISKSAASQRLNAVASKLVVGLLQTEDIAGPRRSVSAGVSADD, encoded by the coding sequence ATGACTGCAGCCCATAGCGCGGACACCAACCTTGGGGATGTTGATACGCTCCGTGCGCGCCTCCGCGTCGAGCCCCCCTCGAGCGCGGGATGTGAGCTACTTTCGGCGGCTACCACCACCAGCAGTATTCGTCAGTCGCTGTCCTGTCCTGACGGCGACTGTCCCGATCAGTCCTGTGAATGTCACGCGGAAGTAGCCTCGCGAGACGGTCCGGATGGTCCGCAGTTTCTCACCAAGGAAGTCACGAGTCGGTGTGTCTGTCGGACGTTTCGTAACCACTCCTGTGTCTCCGAGATCGAGTGTGTGCAGAACGGAGAGCTCGTATTTTCGGTCACGATTCACGGCCGCGATGAACTCCGCGCCATCATCACTGATCTGCGGGACACCGGCGCGACCGTTCGTCTCCAGCGCCTTGTCGATCTCAGTACGGACGACTGCGACGGCTCGCAACTCACCAATGCGCCGGTCACCGACAAGCAACGCGAGGCCATCCGCACTGCCTACGAACTCGGCTACTACGAGACGCCGCGACAGGCAGACCTCGGTGCTGTCGCCAACGAACTCGATATCTCGAAGTCCGCGGCCTCACAGCGACTCAACGCTGTCGCATCGAAGCTGGTAGTCGGATTACTCCAGACCGAGGATATTGCCGGTCCCCGTAGGTCAGTGTCCGCGGGTGTTTCTGCCGACGACTGA
- a CDS encoding ferredoxin family protein, with product MSTKQNSVDNASLEDRLYTVKYEDPGESHLDVKVPGICEERCRTDDCVDVCPADVWREGEDGVPHIAYENCLECSSCRFACPHNNVVWTYPENGSGVTYSYG from the coding sequence ATGAGCACGAAACAGAACTCCGTCGACAACGCATCGCTCGAAGACCGGCTGTACACCGTCAAGTACGAGGACCCCGGCGAGTCCCACCTTGATGTCAAGGTGCCCGGTATCTGTGAAGAACGCTGTCGAACCGACGATTGCGTCGACGTCTGCCCGGCCGACGTCTGGCGGGAAGGCGAGGACGGCGTCCCGCACATCGCCTACGAGAACTGTCTGGAGTGCAGTAGCTGTCGGTTCGCCTGCCCGCACAACAACGTCGTCTGGACGTACCCCGAGAACGGCTCCGGCGTGACCTACAGCTACGGCTGA
- a CDS encoding FAD-dependent oxidoreductase: MSEESERAKPPADPNYDGEFDAIVVGAGPAGSASALTMADAGLDVIMIERGAYPGAKNVFGGVLYTPTIRELTDIDDAPLERYVGEKRFGMLSPEDETAVSVKPNQWHQEPHNDSYTVLRGDFDEWFAEQAVEAGATLITETTVTDLIREDDGRIVGVDTDRPEGELRAPVVVLAEGGNSLVAEGADLKDPSPREDVAVAVKEVIEFPGDGNEIEDRFRLTEDSGASYHYFGEGAVGDAFGGAFIYTNDDTVSIGLAYRIEDAVTSQPKPEQTLNEFKSHPAVAPLVRGGRTVEYSAKTIPEGGADAMPDLVHDGAVLVGDTAGLVLNNGVHLEGTNMAVESGYHAGNAIITAMANDRTDANALLEYPRNLEDSFVVQNLERYEWLMETAVEDKDLLFRDLPRAIADASEEYFSIDRDPKAEHADDAKDRILQTIGGWSGAAKLAWRYRKVMTS; encoded by the coding sequence ATGAGCGAGGAAAGCGAGCGAGCGAAACCACCAGCCGACCCGAACTACGACGGCGAGTTCGACGCTATCGTCGTCGGCGCAGGCCCCGCCGGGAGCGCATCGGCGCTGACGATGGCCGACGCCGGGCTCGACGTTATCATGATCGAGCGCGGTGCCTATCCCGGCGCGAAGAACGTCTTCGGTGGCGTACTGTACACGCCGACCATCCGGGAGCTGACCGACATCGACGACGCGCCACTGGAACGGTACGTCGGGGAGAAACGCTTTGGCATGCTCTCGCCCGAGGACGAGACCGCCGTCTCGGTCAAGCCCAACCAGTGGCACCAGGAGCCCCACAACGACTCCTACACGGTCCTGCGCGGGGACTTCGACGAGTGGTTCGCCGAGCAGGCAGTCGAAGCGGGTGCAACCCTGATCACCGAGACGACGGTGACCGACCTCATCCGCGAGGACGACGGACGGATCGTCGGCGTCGACACCGATCGCCCGGAGGGCGAACTCCGCGCCCCGGTCGTCGTACTCGCTGAAGGTGGCAACTCCCTCGTCGCAGAGGGGGCCGACCTCAAGGATCCATCGCCACGCGAAGATGTCGCCGTGGCGGTCAAGGAGGTCATCGAGTTCCCCGGCGATGGCAACGAGATCGAGGACCGGTTCCGACTGACCGAGGACTCGGGCGCATCGTATCACTACTTCGGCGAGGGTGCCGTCGGCGACGCCTTCGGCGGCGCGTTCATCTACACCAACGACGACACGGTGAGCATCGGGCTTGCCTACCGCATCGAGGACGCGGTGACAAGCCAGCCAAAGCCCGAGCAGACGCTCAACGAATTCAAGTCCCATCCGGCGGTCGCACCACTGGTACGCGGCGGTCGCACTGTGGAGTACTCCGCGAAGACGATCCCGGAGGGTGGTGCCGACGCCATGCCGGACCTCGTCCACGACGGCGCGGTACTGGTCGGGGATACTGCTGGACTCGTCCTGAACAACGGCGTCCACCTCGAAGGGACGAACATGGCGGTCGAGAGCGGCTACCACGCAGGGAACGCGATCATCACGGCGATGGCCAACGATCGAACCGACGCGAACGCACTGCTGGAGTATCCACGGAACCTGGAAGACTCCTTTGTCGTTCAGAATCTCGAACGCTACGAGTGGCTGATGGAGACTGCAGTCGAAGACAAAGACCTCCTCTTCCGTGATCTGCCGCGGGCGATCGCCGACGCCAGCGAGGAGTACTTCAGCATCGACCGTGACCCGAAGGCAGAGCACGCAGACGACGCGAAAGACCGGATCCTCCAGACCATCGGCGGCTGGAGCGGCGCGGCAAAACTGGCCTGGCGCTACCGCAAGGTGATGACCTCATGA
- a CDS encoding electron transfer flavoprotein subunit alpha/FixB family protein: MPDIDIDDHSDVWVFIEEHAGEVAPVSWELLSEAKGLAEELDEDLVALAIGEDLDDVAEEAVERGADKVLVADDPVFEPYRADPYGEQFRYLVEEREPDVVLIGGTHTGRDFAGRVAVPAYAGLTADCTELGIDEDGHLEARRPAFGGNVLATIKCERHRPQMATIRPGVFATADPDPDHEGEIEEVEVIVEEADTISEVVERNVGDTADITDADRVVAAGRGVEGNVEPVAELAEALDAELAASRAAVDEGWIDGARQVGQTGKNVRPDLYVAVGISGAIQHIEGMNDSDIVVAINNDPNAPIFEHADYGIVGDLFEICPELVEQLEDVDDPAEVLA, from the coding sequence ATGCCAGACATCGACATCGACGACCATTCCGACGTCTGGGTGTTCATCGAGGAACACGCCGGAGAGGTCGCGCCGGTCTCCTGGGAGCTACTCTCGGAAGCCAAAGGGCTGGCAGAAGAACTGGACGAAGATCTCGTGGCACTCGCGATCGGGGAAGATCTGGACGACGTGGCCGAGGAAGCGGTTGAGCGTGGCGCGGACAAAGTGCTTGTCGCTGACGATCCGGTCTTCGAGCCATATCGTGCGGACCCCTACGGCGAGCAGTTCCGCTATCTCGTCGAGGAGCGGGAACCCGATGTCGTCCTGATCGGCGGGACCCACACGGGACGGGACTTCGCGGGCCGCGTCGCAGTCCCAGCGTACGCGGGGCTCACCGCCGACTGCACGGAGCTTGGGATCGACGAGGACGGCCACCTCGAAGCCCGCCGCCCGGCCTTCGGCGGCAACGTGCTGGCGACGATCAAGTGTGAACGTCACCGGCCGCAGATGGCGACGATTCGCCCCGGCGTCTTCGCGACGGCCGATCCCGACCCCGACCACGAGGGCGAGATCGAGGAGGTCGAGGTCATCGTCGAGGAGGCGGACACGATCTCCGAAGTCGTCGAGCGGAACGTCGGCGACACCGCGGATATCACGGATGCCGACCGCGTGGTCGCTGCCGGTCGCGGCGTCGAGGGCAACGTCGAGCCGGTCGCGGAACTCGCGGAGGCGCTTGACGCTGAACTCGCCGCCAGCCGAGCGGCGGTCGATGAGGGCTGGATCGACGGTGCGCGACAGGTCGGCCAGACCGGCAAAAACGTCCGGCCGGATCTCTATGTCGCAGTCGGTATCAGCGGTGCAATCCAGCACATCGAAGGGATGAACGATAGCGACATCGTGGTCGCGATCAACAACGATCCCAACGCGCCGATCTTCGAACACGCCGACTACGGCATCGTCGGCGACCTCTTCGAGATCTGTCCCGAGCTGGTCGAACAGCTAGAGGACGTTGACGACCCAGCGGAGGTACTAGCATGA
- a CDS encoding electron transfer flavoprotein subunit beta/FixA family protein: MTDQWTVVVGIKQVPDEDDVTIDPDTGTLNRSGADSILNRPDRNALEAALEIKDQVDANVIAVTMGPPQATPVLEEAIAMGCDDAVLVTDRAFAGSDTWPTSLVLASAADYLDADVVLCGEETTDSSTGQVPPGIAAHNGWAQLTYAEELEPKPDEDQIVAKRDVEGGHEYVAADLPVVIAFAYGENEPRPAGLHRKIYAETEFEPEQVTAEELPIDTDRVGLAASPTQVGGMETVDPVEREQERLESPAELLETLAEEGVV, translated from the coding sequence ATGACTGATCAATGGACCGTCGTAGTAGGGATCAAGCAGGTACCCGACGAGGACGACGTCACGATCGATCCCGACACGGGGACGCTCAATCGATCGGGCGCCGATTCGATCCTGAACCGGCCGGACAGAAACGCGCTGGAAGCAGCGTTAGAAATCAAAGACCAGGTGGATGCGAACGTCATTGCCGTGACGATGGGCCCACCACAGGCCACACCCGTCCTTGAAGAAGCGATTGCGATGGGCTGTGACGACGCCGTGCTCGTGACCGATCGGGCGTTCGCTGGTAGCGATACCTGGCCAACAAGCCTTGTACTCGCATCGGCTGCGGACTATCTCGACGCGGATGTCGTACTCTGTGGTGAGGAGACGACCGACTCCTCGACGGGTCAGGTTCCGCCGGGGATCGCTGCACACAACGGCTGGGCACAGCTCACCTACGCCGAAGAGCTCGAACCGAAGCCCGACGAGGATCAGATCGTCGCCAAACGCGACGTGGAAGGCGGCCACGAGTACGTCGCTGCCGACCTGCCAGTCGTCATCGCCTTCGCCTACGGCGAGAACGAACCCCGACCGGCCGGACTTCACCGAAAGATCTACGCCGAGACCGAGTTCGAGCCAGAGCAGGTCACTGCCGAGGAGCTGCCGATAGACACTGACAGGGTCGGACTTGCCGCTTCGCCCACACAGGTCGGCGGGATGGAGACGGTCGATCCAGTCGAGCGCGAGCAAGAGCGCCTCGAATCACCTGCAGAGCTGCTCGAAACGCTCGCCGAGGAGGGGGTGGTCTGA
- a CDS encoding HIT family protein, protein MDQVFAPWRIEWVERDSSRTDIDDCVFCELPEQDADRRNMIVARSDHAFVLLNNYPYNPGHMMVIPHRHTGDYRDLDEAVLTDHARLKQRTFDALESAMNPDGFNTGLNLGKGAGGSIDDHLHTHVVPRWEGDTNFMATVSDTQVIVEALEDTYGRVYDAFAAQEGTTVPSDGAVIVE, encoded by the coding sequence ATGGACCAGGTGTTCGCGCCGTGGCGCATCGAATGGGTTGAACGAGATAGCTCTCGCACCGATATCGACGACTGTGTTTTCTGTGAGCTACCGGAACAGGACGCCGACCGACGGAATATGATCGTCGCCCGTAGCGATCACGCCTTCGTGCTCCTCAACAACTACCCGTACAATCCCGGACATATGATGGTGATCCCCCACCGTCATACGGGGGACTACCGTGACCTTGACGAGGCCGTGTTGACAGATCACGCGAGACTCAAACAGCGGACGTTCGACGCGCTGGAAAGCGCGATGAACCCGGATGGGTTCAATACCGGCCTGAACCTCGGCAAGGGGGCAGGCGGATCGATCGACGACCATCTCCACACGCACGTCGTCCCGCGCTGGGAGGGCGATACGAACTTCATGGCAACGGTGAGTGATACGCAGGTGATCGTTGAGGCGCTTGAAGACACCTACGGGCGAGTGTACGACGCGTTTGCGGCCCAGGAGGGCACGACTGTTCCCTCGGACGGCGCTGTCATTGTAGAGTAG
- a CDS encoding DUF7835 family putative zinc beta-ribbon protein — protein sequence MATTEGSFDGVRERCDSCDVETTHRVSVQLKTESRKEENAQFSREPYRIAECQECGTRTSQRMNNA from the coding sequence ATGGCAACTACTGAGGGATCGTTTGACGGAGTGCGTGAACGCTGTGACAGCTGTGACGTGGAGACGACCCACCGAGTATCGGTCCAGCTCAAGACCGAAAGCAGAAAAGAGGAGAACGCACAGTTCTCGCGGGAGCCGTACCGGATCGCGGAGTGTCAGGAGTGTGGTACCCGAACGAGCCAGCGGATGAACAACGCCTAG
- the map gene encoding type II methionyl aminopeptidase, whose product MVDTEVDLESEQYEKHREAGEILAQVREETVERIEVGASHLEVAEYAEDRIRELGGQPAFPVNVSIDEEAAHATPGIEDDSTFGEEMINIDIGVAVDGWLADSAITIDLSGNPDLAEAPGAALDAAIELIEPGVDTAEIGAAIEEAIDGYGFNPVVNLTGHGLGHWEQHTDPSIPNRAVPQGTELEVGDVVAIEPFATDGSGKVSEGSAEEIFALEREGSVRNRQTRQVLEQITEEFRTLPFATRWLESSRPKMALRRLKSQDIVHGYPVLKEDDGCLVSQKEHTVIVTPDGCEVTTR is encoded by the coding sequence ATGGTAGATACCGAGGTCGATCTCGAATCCGAGCAGTACGAGAAACACCGTGAGGCTGGCGAGATACTCGCACAGGTTCGCGAAGAGACGGTCGAGCGTATCGAGGTCGGCGCGAGTCATCTCGAAGTTGCCGAGTACGCCGAAGACCGGATCCGGGAGCTCGGCGGCCAGCCAGCCTTCCCGGTCAACGTCAGTATCGACGAGGAGGCCGCTCATGCGACACCGGGCATCGAAGACGATTCGACCTTCGGTGAGGAGATGATCAATATCGACATCGGCGTCGCCGTCGACGGCTGGCTCGCGGATTCGGCGATCACGATCGACCTGTCGGGCAACCCGGATCTGGCCGAGGCACCCGGAGCCGCGCTCGACGCCGCGATCGAGCTGATTGAACCCGGTGTCGACACCGCAGAGATCGGGGCGGCGATCGAAGAGGCGATCGACGGCTACGGTTTCAACCCCGTCGTCAATCTCACCGGCCACGGACTGGGCCACTGGGAACAACACACCGACCCGTCGATTCCGAATCGGGCCGTCCCACAGGGTACCGAACTCGAGGTCGGCGACGTCGTCGCGATCGAGCCGTTCGCAACGGATGGCTCCGGCAAGGTGAGCGAGGGAAGCGCCGAGGAGATCTTCGCGCTCGAACGGGAGGGGTCCGTCCGAAATCGACAGACACGACAGGTTCTAGAACAGATCACCGAGGAGTTCCGTACGCTTCCCTTCGCGACACGCTGGCTGGAGAGTTCCCGCCCAAAGATGGCTCTCAGACGGCTCAAATCGCAGGACATCGTTCACGGCTATCCAGTACTCAAAGAGGACGACGGCTGTCTGGTCAGTCAGAAAGAACACACCGTCATCGTCACGCCTGATGGCTGTGAGGTGACGACCCGCTAG
- a CDS encoding isoaspartyl peptidase/L-asparaginase, whose translation MRVIVHGGAGGSPDEPEPRQAVLDDAAESGATESDPLDAVVRAVELLESSPRFNAGTGSAVQSDGVIRTDAGVMTGAGEAGAACSMPGVEHALGAARVVLEETPHVFVSGEHARALAAEYGIETDVDLWSDRSRDRWAEQSPPEGSARDQLDWIAEHFGDTSSRRVDDHDTVGAVAVADGQVAAATSTGGRWYALAGRVGDVPQIGAGFFASDAGGASATGAGEAIARTGVARRAVDLLDAGESPETAARRSIEELGEKTGESAGVIVSDISGRVGSAYNSAAMQTSVASSGGDSP comes from the coding sequence ATGCGCGTAATCGTTCACGGCGGTGCAGGCGGGAGCCCCGACGAACCGGAGCCGAGACAGGCTGTACTCGACGATGCGGCGGAGTCGGGCGCTACTGAATCCGACCCGCTCGATGCCGTCGTGCGTGCCGTCGAACTCCTCGAATCATCGCCGCGGTTCAACGCCGGGACCGGTAGCGCAGTCCAGAGCGACGGCGTGATCCGGACGGATGCGGGCGTGATGACTGGGGCGGGCGAAGCGGGGGCGGCCTGTTCGATGCCGGGCGTCGAACACGCTCTTGGGGCCGCCCGGGTCGTCCTCGAAGAGACGCCACACGTGTTCGTATCCGGCGAGCACGCCCGTGCGCTTGCTGCCGAGTACGGAATCGAGACTGACGTCGACCTGTGGTCGGATCGCTCGCGGGACCGGTGGGCCGAGCAGTCGCCCCCTGAGGGTAGTGCCCGGGACCAACTCGACTGGATCGCCGAGCACTTCGGCGACACGTCCTCGCGCCGGGTCGACGACCACGATACCGTCGGCGCAGTCGCGGTCGCTGACGGGCAGGTCGCCGCGGCGACATCGACCGGCGGGCGCTGGTACGCACTCGCAGGCCGGGTCGGTGACGTTCCACAGATCGGTGCCGGATTTTTCGCATCGGACGCCGGCGGAGCGAGTGCCACGGGTGCGGGTGAGGCGATCGCCCGGACCGGCGTGGCACGGCGGGCCGTCGATCTGCTTGACGCCGGAGAGAGTCCTGAAACGGCGGCGAGGCGCTCGATCGAGGAACTAGGGGAGAAAACTGGCGAATCGGCTGGCGTGATCGTCTCCGATATCAGTGGGAGGGTTGGGAGCGCGTACAACAGCGCAGCGATGCAGACGAGCGTCGCTAGCTCCGGCGGCGATAGCCCGTAA